One window of Microcoleus vaginatus PCC 9802 genomic DNA carries:
- a CDS encoding hybrid sensor histidine kinase/response regulator yields MSYLSVPNATKADRILVVDDAPDNVLLVQTILEEEGYEISTAENGFSALSQIDKSAPDLVLLDVMMPGMDGYEVTKRIRQNKELPFIPILLITAHDSASVVQGLDMGADDFIRKPVEMDELLARVRSLLRLKHSVDERNSIALQREDFVSRLAHDLRTPLVAADRMLTLMQQGALGEISLPMRDAFGTMVRSNKNLITMVNMLLEVYRYEAGAKSLSFAPVDLRQLITEVAEELAPLADAKGLSVNLDLTESAESAPIAKYPGDRLELHRLLTNLIGNAIKFTDNGSIDVSLKAANSPAYTSFKNQPLAWVIIEIKDSGAGISPTEKAKLFERFGPGTHKRSGTGLGLHLCRQIVEAHRGTIEVKSDLGKGSLFSIRLPC; encoded by the coding sequence ATGAGTTATTTATCTGTTCCGAATGCCACAAAAGCCGATCGGATTCTGGTGGTAGACGACGCACCAGATAATGTTTTGTTGGTTCAAACAATCCTAGAAGAAGAAGGTTACGAAATTAGCACGGCAGAAAACGGCTTTTCTGCCTTGAGTCAAATTGACAAGTCAGCCCCGGATTTGGTACTGCTAGACGTGATGATGCCGGGAATGGACGGTTACGAAGTCACTAAACGAATCCGACAAAATAAGGAATTGCCCTTTATCCCGATTTTGCTGATCACGGCTCACGACAGTGCGAGCGTAGTGCAGGGGTTGGACATGGGAGCAGACGATTTTATCCGCAAACCAGTCGAAATGGATGAACTGCTGGCGAGGGTACGATCGCTCCTGCGGCTAAAACACAGTGTAGACGAGCGGAATTCGATCGCCCTCCAGCGCGAAGATTTTGTCTCCCGACTCGCTCACGACTTGCGGACGCCCCTCGTAGCCGCCGATCGAATGCTAACTTTAATGCAGCAGGGAGCTTTGGGAGAAATTTCCCTTCCCATGCGGGACGCTTTCGGGACGATGGTTCGCAGCAACAAAAACCTGATTACGATGGTAAATATGTTGCTGGAAGTCTACCGCTACGAAGCAGGCGCCAAATCCCTAAGTTTTGCTCCCGTGGACTTGCGCCAGCTTATTACTGAGGTAGCTGAAGAACTAGCTCCCCTAGCGGATGCTAAAGGTTTGTCGGTAAATTTAGACTTGACCGAAAGTGCAGAAAGTGCACCGATTGCGAAGTATCCGGGCGATCGTCTGGAACTGCACCGCTTGCTGACAAATTTAATCGGAAATGCGATTAAATTCACGGACAACGGCTCAATAGATGTCAGCTTAAAAGCTGCAAATTCACCTGCTTATACGAGCTTCAAAAACCAACCGCTGGCATGGGTAATCATAGAAATCAAAGACTCCGGCGCCGGCATTTCTCCCACCGAGAAAGCAAAGTTATTTGAAAGGTTTGGCCCGGGAACTCACAAGAGATCCGGTACAGGTTTGGGACTACACCTCTGTCGGCAAATTGTCGAAGCTCACCGCGGCACGATCGAAGTAAAATCAGATTTGGGCAAAGGCAGTTTGTTTAGTATTCGCTTGCCTTGTTAG
- a CDS encoding YdcF family protein — protein sequence MWLRINSNTQRYKRLNTSRSFWFVVGLLMAFWFGYQQVKSEFQRPQAVLVLGGATEREVFAAKFARDYPELPIWVSSGSNPEFAEWVFSEAGIESDRLHLDYRAVDTVTNFTTLVDELKAQGIESVYLITSDDHMRRAQIIGEIVLGSRGISFKPVAVPSGRTPEPVEKAVRDGARAILWLTTGYTGANFSQARIE from the coding sequence ATGTGGTTAAGAATCAATTCCAACACGCAGCGTTACAAGCGTTTGAACACTTCACGCAGTTTTTGGTTCGTAGTAGGGCTTTTGATGGCGTTTTGGTTTGGCTATCAGCAGGTTAAGAGCGAATTTCAGAGACCCCAAGCTGTGTTAGTTCTAGGTGGGGCTACGGAGCGAGAGGTGTTTGCCGCCAAATTTGCTCGCGATTACCCTGAATTGCCGATTTGGGTGTCGTCTGGGAGCAATCCGGAGTTCGCGGAATGGGTGTTTTCAGAAGCCGGAATTGAGTCCGATCGCCTGCACTTAGACTACAGAGCGGTGGATACGGTAACAAATTTTACCACCCTGGTAGATGAATTGAAAGCTCAAGGGATTGAGAGCGTGTATCTGATCACTTCTGACGATCATATGCGGCGAGCTCAGATTATCGGCGAAATCGTGCTCGGCAGTCGAGGCATTAGCTTTAAGCCTGTGGCAGTTCCGTCTGGGCGAACCCCCGAACCGGTGGAAAAAGCTGTTCGCGACGGCGCTAGGGCTATTCTTTGGCTGACAACCGGTTATACGGGTGCTAACTTCAGCCAAGCCAGAATTGAATAA
- a CDS encoding GAF domain-containing protein → MTDQILPQVLEQILSDTKTPDAVFSALVPALGEVLNCDRVFLYLRNPETQMGRVPYCWRRNSNYPEVWDAEWKKEPESLGEEDPLFAAALRTEASIFVEDVETANPEVVNKNFEAKEFGHRALIHAHLCADELLWGVLQPCMFDRPRVWTDFDRQVIAAVTEKISPLAVAYVTASASKDER, encoded by the coding sequence ATGACCGACCAAATTCTGCCGCAAGTTCTGGAGCAAATTTTGAGTGACACCAAAACGCCGGATGCTGTTTTTTCGGCTTTGGTGCCGGCTTTAGGCGAGGTGTTAAATTGCGATCGCGTCTTTCTCTACCTCCGCAATCCTGAAACGCAAATGGGCAGAGTACCTTACTGCTGGCGTCGCAACTCAAACTATCCCGAGGTTTGGGACGCGGAATGGAAAAAAGAACCTGAATCTTTAGGGGAAGAAGACCCTTTGTTTGCAGCAGCTTTGCGAACTGAAGCGTCGATTTTTGTTGAGGATGTTGAAACAGCCAATCCTGAAGTAGTCAACAAAAATTTTGAGGCCAAAGAGTTCGGACATCGAGCTTTAATTCACGCTCACCTTTGTGCTGACGAGTTATTGTGGGGGGTTTTGCAGCCTTGTATGTTCGATCGCCCCCGAGTTTGGACTGACTTCGATCGCCAAGTTATCGCAGCAGTTACAGAAAAAATTTCGCCTTTAGCTGTCGCTTATGTCACCGCCTCCGCATCAAAAGATGAGCGATAA
- a CDS encoding phosphate ABC transporter substrate-binding protein produces MAKSGPSPIVFILLFLLLAGGGWFFFLNKPASQDVSNNPPTPTPAGDVVPLPVAPVVGRASPVAASSFALPASVPAGTTVRIQGSTSMVTINLNLKNGFQAKFPGTRVDSKANGSAKGIQDLVAGTADIAAVSQPLTAQEQGQGLAAVPVALDTIALVVGINNPFKGGLTSAQTQDIFKGNAQDWSKVGGPQGPIKVINRPEVSGTHQTFKEQVLGGGEFGRAPNITTLDRDATTPLLQALGNNGIGYATFAQVVNQKTVRVVPVNGATPDAGNYPYKRQLYYAYKNPPSQAVKDFLGYATSSEGQKAMLAGN; encoded by the coding sequence ATGGCTAAGAGCGGGCCTTCCCCCATAGTTTTTATCCTGTTATTTCTCTTGCTAGCCGGTGGTGGCTGGTTCTTTTTTCTGAACAAACCAGCGTCGCAAGATGTTAGTAACAATCCCCCCACTCCCACACCTGCAGGCGATGTCGTCCCACTTCCCGTCGCGCCAGTAGTCGGCCGTGCTTCGCCTGTTGCAGCTAGTTCCTTTGCGCTTCCAGCTTCTGTTCCTGCGGGTACGACTGTCAGGATTCAAGGTTCTACCAGTATGGTGACAATCAACCTCAACCTTAAGAATGGCTTTCAGGCCAAGTTTCCTGGCACTAGAGTTGATTCCAAAGCTAACGGTTCTGCAAAGGGAATTCAAGATTTGGTCGCAGGAACAGCCGATATTGCTGCGGTATCGCAACCTTTGACGGCTCAAGAACAAGGTCAGGGTTTGGCAGCGGTGCCTGTTGCCCTAGATACGATCGCCCTCGTAGTCGGCATTAACAACCCGTTTAAAGGAGGTTTAACTTCCGCTCAAACGCAAGATATCTTCAAGGGAAATGCTCAAGACTGGTCGAAAGTCGGTGGCCCCCAAGGCCCGATTAAAGTGATAAATCGACCAGAAGTTAGTGGCACTCACCAAACGTTTAAAGAACAAGTGCTCGGAGGTGGCGAGTTTGGCCGGGCGCCAAATATTACCACGCTCGATCGAGATGCGACAACTCCCCTGCTGCAAGCTTTAGGCAACAACGGTATTGGCTATGCGACTTTCGCTCAAGTAGTCAATCAGAAAACGGTGCGCGTTGTTCCCGTCAACGGTGCGACGCCGGATGCTGGTAACTATCCTTACAAGCGACAGTTGTACTACGCTTACAAAAATCCTCCTAGCCAAGCAGTTAAGGATTTCTTGGGCTATGCGACTTCTTCGGAAGGACAGAAAGCCATGCTGGCTGGAAATTGA
- a CDS encoding 1-acyl-sn-glycerol-3-phosphate acyltransferase: MSKSREPVESLLLYYLFKWSIVSPMLHLYFRGRIYGAENVPAEGPLVVVSNHASDFDPPILSNCMRRPVAFMAKEELFKVPILKQAITLYGAYPVKRESADRSAIRSAIHSLENGWATGVFLQGTRTPDGRITEPKLGAALIAAKAKAPLLPVSLWGTHAISSKGSAVPRPVPLTVRIGKLIEAPGSSDREELQALTQRCAIEINAMHDLGR; the protein is encoded by the coding sequence GTGAGCAAAAGTCGCGAACCGGTCGAAAGTTTACTTCTCTACTATTTATTCAAATGGTCAATTGTCAGCCCGATGCTGCACCTGTACTTTCGAGGCCGCATCTACGGTGCAGAAAATGTTCCAGCAGAAGGGCCGCTGGTGGTAGTCAGCAATCACGCCAGCGATTTTGACCCGCCGATTTTGTCTAATTGCATGAGGCGACCTGTCGCATTTATGGCAAAGGAAGAGTTATTTAAAGTTCCTATTTTGAAGCAGGCAATTACGCTTTATGGCGCTTATCCAGTGAAGCGAGAAAGTGCCGATCGCAGTGCAATTCGATCGGCTATCCACTCTTTGGAAAATGGCTGGGCGACGGGTGTATTTTTGCAGGGAACTCGCACGCCAGATGGCAGAATTACTGAACCGAAATTAGGTGCTGCGCTGATAGCTGCTAAGGCAAAAGCGCCGCTGTTACCTGTTAGTTTGTGGGGAACTCACGCCATTTCGTCCAAAGGTTCGGCAGTGCCGCGTCCGGTGCCGCTGACGGTGCGAATTGGCAAGCTAATTGAAGCGCCCGGTTCCTCGGATCGCGAGGAATTGCAAGCGCTGACTCAAAGATGTGCGATCGAGATTAATGCCATGCACGATTTGGGTCGCTGA